A genomic stretch from Arachis stenosperma cultivar V10309 chromosome 3, arast.V10309.gnm1.PFL2, whole genome shotgun sequence includes:
- the LOC130966419 gene encoding uncharacterized protein LOC130966419: protein MDPSFKHRVLGCNFAHEFWSRLHTHFASQTKACIRQLQLQLKSIKKVGSASDYLLEIKKVVNFLTTVGTPLTDAEYTNVILDGLNEYYQSFLTYVIAKDPPYSIPDLETLLMAQEDIVKRFKKLNSSIVQVNFTQSQPVNQNNSDPSFGKHTTNMPSRGTYGRIGLGGRSQRGGKGAWNNSNRPQCQICGKLGHVASYCYF from the coding sequence ATGGACCCCTCCTTTAAGCATCGAGTTCTTGGCTGTAACTTTGCTCATGAATTTTGGAGCCGCCTTCATACACATTTTGCATCCCAAACCAAGGCTTGCATTAGACAACTCCAATTGCAATTGAAGTCAATAAAAAAGGTGGGATCAGCATCAGATTACCTTCTTGAAATCAAGAAAGTGGTTAATTTTCTTACTACTGTTGGAACTCCTTTAACTGATGCAGAATACACCAATGTCATTCTAGATGGATTAAATGAATATTATCAATCTTTTCTCACCTATGTTATAGCAAAAGATCCACCCTACTCTATTCCTGATCTTGAAACTCTCTTGATGGCTCAAGAAGACATTGTCAAGAGATTCAAGAAATTGAATTCTTCTATAGTGCAAGTAAATTTTACTCAGTCACAACCTGTTAATCAAAACAATTCTGATCCTAGCTTTGGAAAACACACAACAAACATGCCTAGTAGAGGAACTTATGGTAGAATAGGTCTTGGAGGAAGATCGCAACGTGGAGGCAAGGGTGCATGGAACAATTCTAATCGTCCACAATGCCAAATTTGTGGCAAGCTGGGACATGTTGCCAGTTACTGTTATTTTTGA